The Candidatus Campbellbacteria bacterium genome segment AATTCTTTCTGAAAAATACGGGCTCAAATACGCCAACTTGCTTAAACAACCGGTGGACGCCGAAGCCGTACGTCTCATAGAAGAAGAAAAAGCGCTTGAAGCCAAGGCGGTAGCGTTTGCCAAGTCCGGCAAACATCTAGGTGTTGCGGTTACTGATCCAAATAAACCAGAAACAGAAACGGTCATAGAGAAACTCAAAAAGAAGGGTTACGAAGTTGAAGTCTTTATTGTCTCAAAACCCAGCTTGGAACACGCCTTTGAAATTTATAAAGAAATTTCTTCTTCAACGAAGACGCGCGCGGGAGTGTTGGAAATATCTGAAAAAAACATCGAGAATTATCTGGAAAAGGTTGAAACTCTCGAGGACGCGAGGGCGGCAGTCAAAGAAGCCCTGGACTCTGATTCGCAGTATTACGTGACTATGGTTATCGAAGCGATCATTGCCTCCGCTCTAGCAACCGATGCCTCGGACATACACTTAGAACCAGAAGAAGATGTTTCCAGATTACGGTTTCGCCTAGATGGAATCCTCTCTGACGTTTTGGATATAGACAACAAAACGCACAAGCAACTCCTCTCTCGCTTAAAACTTCTCTCGGGAGTAAAACTCAATATAAAAAAATCAGCCCAAGACGGACGGTTTACTATTTCCCTCAAAGACAAAGAAATAGAAGTTCGTGTTTCGATGGTTCCGGGAGAAAATGACGAATCCGTAGTTTTGCGAGTCTTGGACCCCGGGACTATTCAATCTTCGCTCGAAAAGTTGGGGATGCATCCGACCATCGTTGACGTAATGAAGCGCGAAATTTCCAGACCGAACGGCATGGTTCTGAATACGGGACCGACCGGCTCCGGTAAAACAACAACTCTCTACACATTCCTAAAAATTGTAAACCAACCGGAAGTCAAGATCATAACCATAGAAAATCCGATAGAGTACCACCTTGACGGCATTGTTCAAACTCAGACCTCAAAGAAAGGCCTGTCTTTTGCCTCCGGTTTGCGCTCACTTATGCGTCAAGACCCCGACATAATACTTGTCGGCGAAATACGAGATAGCGAAACCGCAAAGATCGCAATTCAGGCCGCGCAGACCGGACACTTGGTTTTCAGCACTCTGCACACGAACACCGCCGCCGGAACCTTTCCGCGTCTGATCGACTTAGAGGCCAACCAGAGAACTATAGGCTCGGCGGTAAATGTATCTATGGCACAGCGCCTAGTTCGCACCCTCTGTCCTCATTGTCGAGAAGAGAGCGAAATGAGCGCTGAAGAAAAAGAATACGTGGAGAAGATACTTGCCGATCTGCCGGAAAACGTGGAACGTCCCAAAGAGTACAAAGTATATAGCCCCGTCGGATGTGAGCAATGTAACGATCGAGGATATGTGGGAAGGACCGGTATCTTTGATGTAATTTTGCTTACAAAAGAATTAGAAGAACTCTTTCACAAAGTAGAGAGCCCTAGTGAACGCGATGTTTTGACAGTTTCCGAGAAGCAAGGAATACTTAATATGAAGCAGGACGCGATTTTGAAAATTGTCAGCGGCACTACTTCCTTCGCGGAAGTTAAGCGCGTGATCGATCTTTAACAAAAAACCACCGCCAAGCGGTGGAAAAAATCAGAGCAAAGGTCTCTAGGCAACACGTTTGGCCATAGACCAAACGCTAAGCGCAGCTTGTAAGTAACGAACCAGTAAAGCGCAAAACAAGTTGCGAAACCAGTTGGCCCTCCAATGCTACGCCATTACAACCGCAAAGATGCAATTGCCTAGAGACCTCTGTTCTGAGTTTGTCAAAAACCAAGCAGAGACAAAAAAGCATAAAGAAATGACTACATTTCTATTGAACCTCGTATCTGCTCAATATGCGGCAAATGTAGCATAGAATTAAAACTATGTCAAGTACTGAAGAACAAAATAGCCCCAATAAACACCTTGATTACAAACTTCGTCCCGATACTTGGGATGAGTATGTTGGTCAATCGTCCATCAAAGACAATCTTTCGATACTGCTTCGAGCGGCTCGCGAGCGCGAGCACCCTTCTGAGCACGTACTTTTCTATGGTCCTCCCGGTCTCGGAAAGACCACTTTAGCGCATTTGATAGCTCGTGAGATGAACGCCCAGATGAAAATAACTTCCGGGCCGGCGATTGAAAAGGTGGGTGACCTTGCTTCGATTTTGACCAACCTCAGTTCGGGGGATATTTTGTTCATTGATGAGGTTCATCGCTTGTCCAAATCAGTCGAGGAGGTCCTCTACCCCGCTATGGAATCAGGATCCCTTGATATAATAATAGGAAAGGGACCGAGCGCGCGCACCATACAGCTAGATTTACCTCCCTTCACCCTTATCGCCGCAACAACAAAGATAGCTAGCATATCAGCTCCCTTGCGTTCACGATTCTCCGGCGGTGTCTTTCGCTTGGAATTTTATACTGAAGAGGAAATAAAAGAAATACTTGAGCGCTCCGCGCGAATTTTGGAGATCAAAGCCGAAGAAGAAGGTTTGGTTGAAATAGCCAAGCGCGCCCGCTTTACGCCTCGCACAGCCAACTATCTTCTCAAGCGAGCGAGGGACTTAGCGCAGATATCAAAGACCGCTTTGTCCAAAGACACTGTAGAGAAATCACTTGCTTTACTTGAAATAGACGAGCTGGGACTTACAAGCGCCGATCGCGCGGTACTTGCTACTATCATTGAAAAATTCGGAGGAGGGCCGGTCGGATTAAATACCATCGCGGCGTCTAATTCAGAAGAGCAATCTACGATCGAGGAAGTTCATGAGCCCTATCTTCTGCAGATCGGGCTTATCGAGCGTACTCCACGCGGACGCACGGTAACCGCTCGCGCCTATGAGCATATGGGATTTGACGTCCCGGACGATATTCAAAGTAAATTATTATAATAAAAAGGACGACCTGGTCGGGTCGTCCTTGGCTGACGTTTGTTGTGTTAGCCACAGAAATTGAACACTTCGATGGCTCTGCTATTGAGGATCTCTCGTCCGGACTCCGTATCAAGCTCAAGGTACAGTCTTGTGTATCCTATGATCTCCGGATCTTTGGGAAGAACAACAATGGACTGCAAGTTTGATCTGCTCTCAGACGCTTCTCCGCTTACTTCTTGAGACAGAGCACCTCTCAAAGGAGCGATCTCTGAGCGCAGAGAAAATGAGCCGGAGATCCGTCCTTCCTCGTTCTCTCTTGTGCTTGGCGAGAAAGAACTAATGCTTTTGCGCCTACCGGAATCTTCTCCGAGTAAGTAAACTTCAACCCTGTCGATACTGCCAAAGTACGCAATATCGTACTCAAACCTGGTGGTACGATCGTCGCACACGATAGACTCGCCGCGATAGGAGTAGTCGGTAACGTACGACGCCTCTCTAAGCACAAAACCAGAGAAACCGCCGTCAACCGAAACAGAAACTTCGCAAGCCGAGATCACGAGAACGGCGAGAGAAGCCAAGAGCAAGAAGAGCTTTTTCTTCATCACACAACCTTCCTTTCAAGGTACTGGATTAATCTCATCAAATCATAAGTATCGACTTTTGTCAATAACAATGAGTTCGGCGCGGTTGAGTGTTACAAAGCAGTCAACCTGCCAGGTTGACTGCTTTGTAACAAAACCCCGATCGAGGTAGGGGTTTTGTGGATCGGTGCTTGTGCGGTACTTTACTTGAATTCCTCGAACCCCGGCGACACGTTGGCCAGTGAGCAGTGGCGGAGGCCTCTTCACTACTGTCCCCTCCGGTACAGGTAAGAGTAAATTCAGTGGTTTCGGTGATCTCGGTTACTTCAAAGGAGCTGTGTTCGGTAGGAACGTTTTGAGGGAAGCCGGCTAGGCCACTACTTGCTTCCATTCTACAACTGGTAGCGTCTTCAGTGCTCCAGCTAAGATCAGAGACTCCGTCGGTGTTGTCTCCGCGTTCCGGTGAGTAGCGTCGTACCCATTCCGGATCAGCGGTAAAAGAGTTGATCTCCGGTGGTCGGTATTCAACCGTTCGACTGCGAGAGAGTGAGATTCTGTCTCCGTATCGTGTAACGTCGACAGAGGCAGTGACAGGGCCACCGGAGGTATATACACACTTGAAGGCGTTACTACTCACCCCAGAAGTAATCGCAGATACGCCGGTTTGGTCGCAGTCAGGATTTTCTCGAGTACCCATGTCGGGTAAGAAGTAGTATGTCGTTTCCTCTCCTACGTATGCTGGCCCGGATACATTTAGGGAGTATGGGCCTAGAAAGTTGGCTTGGATGCTTTTATCTGAGGACATCAACACGTTACACGAACCACCAGAACAAGATCCGGACCAATGATCAAATAGATGGCTTCTGGAGGTGTCTGGAGTTACAAAGAGGTCCACACTAGAGTCTTTATCAAACAAGGCAGACTCACTTCCACAGAATACTCCGCAGTTAATTCTGGGGGGTGTACTTGTAACTGTTCCGCGCGGTGTGTATTTATCAACACTAAGAGTTCTTTTAGCCACACTAACGTTTACTGTGGCCGTAGGAGTTCTTGTAAGTGTATCGCGGCTTACTTCTATACTGGCTGTTTTGTCGTCAGCCGAACTGTATGAACAACTGAAAGTATTATCGTTCTCACCGGACCATCTGCCTCTGATTCCATCCGAACCACAGCTAGGACTACTGTAAACGTTGGTTCCAGTATCGGTTCCCGTAGCGCTAGCCGTGAATGTAAATGTATCGTCCGTGGTTCCTGAAGAGCGATCAGCGGACAGGTTAGCGTTGAGAGTGGGGTCGGGCACTGATTCATATTGGGCAGTAACGTATTGGGTGGTTTGGCGCGCATATGCCTCACATATCTGGGCGCCATTATCGATGGTAAATTCGTTCCTGCATCCACTCCAACCATAGAAACTGGCTCCATTGTTATGTGTATCACTTGCTTCTAGATATCTTCGAACAGAAGAACTTGAATTCCTTATTCGACGAGTCGTTATGTATGTTCCAGACTTGGACCAGTTTACTGTCGAATCGTAGCCACATTGATAGGTAAACCACCCATTGTAGGTACAATAAATGGGTTCATAGGTAACAGACCGAGACCACCGCGTTATTTCTGCCCCCGGAGCGCCGAAGCTATCTATGATACTACGTATATACAGAATGGAAGGTGGATCAGGTTCTGGCTCAGGTTCTGGTTCCGGTTCCGGTTCTGGATCAGGGTCACTGTCACACGCA includes the following:
- a CDS encoding GspE/PulE family protein translates to MVRFDEEKQEENLKILRSKEEEDLAKILSEKYGLKYANLLKQPVDAEAVRLIEEEKALEAKAVAFAKSGKHLGVAVTDPNKPETETVIEKLKKKGYEVEVFIVSKPSLEHAFEIYKEISSSTKTRAGVLEISEKNIENYLEKVETLEDARAAVKEALDSDSQYYVTMVIEAIIASALATDASDIHLEPEEDVSRLRFRLDGILSDVLDIDNKTHKQLLSRLKLLSGVKLNIKKSAQDGRFTISLKDKEIEVRVSMVPGENDESVVLRVLDPGTIQSSLEKLGMHPTIVDVMKREISRPNGMVLNTGPTGSGKTTTLYTFLKIVNQPEVKIITIENPIEYHLDGIVQTQTSKKGLSFASGLRSLMRQDPDIILVGEIRDSETAKIAIQAAQTGHLVFSTLHTNTAAGTFPRLIDLEANQRTIGSAVNVSMAQRLVRTLCPHCREESEMSAEEKEYVEKILADLPENVERPKEYKVYSPVGCEQCNDRGYVGRTGIFDVILLTKELEELFHKVESPSERDVLTVSEKQGILNMKQDAILKIVSGTTSFAEVKRVIDL
- the ruvB gene encoding Holliday junction branch migration DNA helicase RuvB, translated to MSSTEEQNSPNKHLDYKLRPDTWDEYVGQSSIKDNLSILLRAAREREHPSEHVLFYGPPGLGKTTLAHLIAREMNAQMKITSGPAIEKVGDLASILTNLSSGDILFIDEVHRLSKSVEEVLYPAMESGSLDIIIGKGPSARTIQLDLPPFTLIAATTKIASISAPLRSRFSGGVFRLEFYTEEEIKEILERSARILEIKAEEEGLVEIAKRARFTPRTANYLLKRARDLAQISKTALSKDTVEKSLALLEIDELGLTSADRAVLATIIEKFGGGPVGLNTIAASNSEEQSTIEEVHEPYLLQIGLIERTPRGRTVTARAYEHMGFDVPDDIQSKLL
- a CDS encoding thrombospondin type 3 repeat-containing protein, yielding MTYKWNRQAKYLKYALLVSGIISLIFLLQTAVSSVTVLAQSTDTDNDGVADDIDNCPTVKNPSQIDSDGDGVGDKCEPDSDNDGILDDMDNCPTVKNVSQEDADGDGVGDACDSDPDPEPEPEPEPEPEPDPPSILYIRSIIDSFGAPGAEITRWSRSVTYEPIYCTYNGWFTYQCGYDSTVNWSKSGTYITTRRIRNSSSSVRRYLEASDTHNNGASFYGWSGCRNEFTIDNGAQICEAYARQTTQYVTAQYESVPDPTLNANLSADRSSGTTDDTFTFTASATGTDTGTNVYSSPSCGSDGIRGRWSGENDNTFSCSYSSADDKTASIEVSRDTLTRTPTATVNVSVAKRTLSVDKYTPRGTVTSTPPRINCGVFCGSESALFDKDSSVDLFVTPDTSRSHLFDHWSGSCSGGSCNVLMSSDKSIQANFLGPYSLNVSGPAYVGEETTYYFLPDMGTRENPDCDQTGVSAITSGVSSNAFKCVYTSGGPVTASVDVTRYGDRISLSRSRTVEYRPPEINSFTADPEWVRRYSPERGDNTDGVSDLSWSTEDATSCRMEASSGLAGFPQNVPTEHSSFEVTEITETTEFTLTCTGGDSSEEASATAHWPTCRRGSRNSSKVPHKHRSTKPLPRSGFCYKAVNLAG